A DNA window from Argiope bruennichi chromosome X2, qqArgBrue1.1, whole genome shotgun sequence contains the following coding sequences:
- the LOC129959748 gene encoding cytokine-like nuclear factor N-PAC: MGQRLLKNLLTSNHKVTVWNRTPEKCEEFAKVGAELAHTPSDVVENSDIIFCCVSGPEASKSLVFGNCGILSGLEKSPPGSKSYVEMTTLDPTTSINIHEAITSKGGNYLEAAICGSRKPVEDGILLILCAGDKNVFVSCDSCFFTLSKNVYYLGAYVCFASQMNLILSTRVVESPAALLEALDLVERCNLSEASFFEIMEPICSPLLIEKGEAILSRIFKTNTALKYQQRDIISALTFYIDRGHPMSVTTAANEVFERAKLRNYSDRDVSAVYMGTEY; this comes from the coding sequence ATGGGTCAAAGGCTTCTTAAAAATCTGCTTACTTCCAATCACAAAGTCACAGTTTGGAATCGAACCCCTGAGAAATGTGAAGAGTTTGCTAAAGTTGGGGCTGAGCTTGCACATACTCCAAGTGACGTGGTTGAGAACTCTGACATAATTTTTTGCTGTGTTTCTGGTCCTGAGGCCTCAAAAAGCCTGGTTTTTGGAAACTGTGGCATTCTTTCAGGTCTTGAAAAGTCGCCACCTGGATCAAAAAGTTATGTTGAAATGACTACATTGGATCCAACTACATCAATAAACATTCACGAAGCTATCACAAGTAAAGGTGGGAATTATCTTGAAGCTGCAATCTGTGGATCTAGAAAACCCGTAGaagatggaattttgttaattttgtgtGCAGGCGATAAGAATGTTTTTGTCTCTTGTGACAGTTGCTTTTTTACCTtgtcaaaaaatgtatattatcttGGAGCCTATGTTTGCTTTGCTTCTCAGATGAATCTGATTCTTAGTACAAGAGTGGTAGAATCACCTGCTGCCTTGTTAGAAGCCTTGGACCTTGTTGAGCGTTGCAATCTTTCTGAGGCCAGtttctttgaaattatggaaCCAATATGTTCACCTCTTCTTATAGAAAAAGGAGAAGCCATATTATCACGTATCTTTAAAACTAATACTGCTCTTAAGTACCAACAAAGAGATATAATTTCGGCTCTTACATTTTATATAGACCGTGGACACCCAATGTCAGTCACGACAGCAGCAAATGAAGTGTTCGAACGTGCTAAACTTCGAAATTATTCTGACCGTGATGTATCTGCTGTTTACATGGGAACTGAGTATTAG